A part of Bacillota bacterium LX-D genomic DNA contains:
- the minC gene encoding septum site-determining protein MinC: protein MGQDLINIKGTRDGLVILVNPSYSFEEIKMKLQDKISSAKGFFSGAKFSLCSPDAYTPDETRQLAEICCQNGLIPHSKPINLYRRTNNSSPNNASCTQYSNGYLKEASFPAEQDCLLVQHNVRNGQVINYQGHITILGDVNPGAIIIAEGNVLVMGTLKGIAHAGSNGNKKAVIVAHNLKPTQLRIASTIARSPERQESLTKSPEIAYLADDKIVIKKYNTNFNICLHN from the coding sequence ATGGGACAAGACTTAATTAACATTAAGGGCACACGTGATGGTCTAGTTATTCTTGTCAATCCAAGTTATAGTTTTGAAGAAATAAAAATGAAACTTCAAGATAAAATTAGTTCTGCAAAAGGGTTTTTTAGCGGGGCTAAGTTTTCATTATGCAGCCCCGATGCTTATACACCTGATGAAACAAGGCAATTGGCAGAGATTTGTTGTCAAAATGGGTTAATACCTCATTCTAAACCTATTAATCTCTATCGTAGAACAAACAATTCTTCTCCCAATAATGCTTCTTGCACACAATATTCAAATGGCTATCTCAAAGAAGCTTCTTTTCCGGCAGAACAAGATTGTTTACTTGTTCAACATAATGTAAGAAACGGTCAAGTTATAAACTATCAGGGGCATATTACGATTTTAGGAGACGTTAACCCAGGTGCAATAATTATCGCAGAAGGGAATGTCCTAGTAATGGGTACTTTGAAGGGTATTGCTCATGCAGGGTCTAACGGCAATAAAAAAGCGGTAATTGTCGCCCATAACCTTAAACCTACCCAGTTGCGTATTGCAAGCACCATTGCCAGATCACCGGAACGTCAAGAATCTCTAACAAAATCACCCGAAATTGCATATTTAGCAGACGACAAAATAGTAATTAAAAAGTACAATACAAATTTTAATATATGCTTGCATAATTAA
- a CDS encoding flavin reductase: MCNYIHYGDKPPAECPECGVGAELFEEIVEELSTPSLSQEEAEEAKQAIFKISYGLYIVGSPKDGKVNGQVCNTAFQITSDPMRMALGVNKVNLTAEHILASGVFSINILGQDGHSLVRRFGYRSGRELDKFKGIKYTLGKTGSPLLENCIGYLECKVIKDKIVDCGTHWLFVADVISGKLLNNVEPMTYEYFRRTK; the protein is encoded by the coding sequence GTGTGTAATTATATTCATTATGGGGATAAACCTCCTGCTGAATGCCCTGAATGTGGCGTAGGAGCAGAACTTTTCGAAGAAATTGTTGAAGAGTTATCTACACCTTCACTAAGCCAAGAGGAAGCTGAAGAAGCAAAACAAGCAATTTTCAAAATTTCCTATGGATTGTATATTGTAGGGTCTCCTAAAGATGGTAAAGTAAATGGCCAAGTATGCAATACTGCTTTTCAAATAACCAGTGATCCTATGCGAATGGCTTTAGGAGTAAATAAGGTAAATTTAACTGCTGAGCATATTTTAGCAAGCGGTGTATTTTCGATAAATATTTTAGGCCAAGATGGGCATTCTTTAGTCCGCCGTTTTGGATACCGTTCAGGTCGTGAATTGGATAAATTTAAGGGCATCAAGTATACTTTAGGAAAAACAGGTTCACCGCTATTAGAAAATTGTATAGGTTACTTAGAATGTAAAGTAATTAAAGATAAAATTGTTGATTGTGGAACCCACTGGTTATTCGTAGCAGATGTAATAAGTGGAAAACTTTTAAACAATGTAGAGCCTATGACTTATGAGTATTTTCGTAGAACTAAATAA
- a CDS encoding flavodoxin family protein, with protein MLAKTLIIACSPRPGGNSDLMAKWAEEQVIANNLDVETIYLRKLKFSPCIECDQCYQDGKCHVKDDMQEIYPKLIEAERIIVSAPIFFYSFGALAKAFIDRAQCYWSKKFVLKQPTIADESFRAKRKLFVLLCGGTNFPDTFSYTEKIIQNYCLMLEAKYAGGAFFPAIDAKGDILKEPKFADKIKKEINNFLQM; from the coding sequence ATGTTGGCAAAAACATTAATAATTGCTTGCAGCCCTCGCCCTGGAGGAAACAGTGATCTGATGGCAAAATGGGCAGAAGAACAAGTGATAGCTAATAATCTTGATGTAGAAACAATTTATTTGCGTAAACTAAAATTTTCCCCTTGTATCGAATGCGATCAATGCTATCAAGATGGAAAATGCCATGTAAAAGATGACATGCAGGAGATTTATCCTAAATTAATAGAGGCCGAAAGAATAATTGTTTCAGCACCAATATTTTTCTATTCCTTTGGTGCTTTAGCAAAAGCATTTATTGACCGTGCCCAGTGCTATTGGTCTAAAAAATTTGTTTTAAAGCAACCAACAATTGCCGACGAATCTTTTCGAGCTAAAAGAAAGCTTTTTGTGTTGTTGTGCGGGGGAACAAATTTTCCAGATACTTTTAGTTATACAGAAAAAATTATTCAGAACTATTGTTTAATGCTTGAGGCAAAGTATGCAGGAGGAGCCTTTTTCCCGGCAATCGATGCGAAAGGGGATATTTTAAAGGAACCTAAATTTGCAGATAAGATTAAGAAGGAAATTAATAATTTTTTGCAAATGTAA
- a CDS encoding MBL fold metallo-hydrolase has protein sequence MGNKIVEGLAAITSSTQEVTTDILVLNFTIVTACIVGNPQEENKEWTLIDTGLENSADFIVENVKKRFGKDIPPQAIVLTHGHFDHVGSVLKLADFWNVPVYAHELEIPYITGKKDYPLADPSVGGGMVAQISPTFPHTSINLGHRAVALPSDGSIPSMPGWKYIHTPGHTEGHVSFFREADRVLLAGDVFSTVKQESLLSVVTQNEEISGPPAYLTVDWEAAENSVRKLQELNPALVIPSHGQPMEGESLHRHLELLVNHFEEIAVPEQGRFVDKK, from the coding sequence ATGGGAAATAAAATAGTTGAAGGATTAGCTGCCATAACTTCCTCTACCCAAGAAGTTACAACTGATATATTAGTGCTGAACTTTACTATTGTTACAGCTTGTATTGTAGGTAACCCTCAAGAGGAAAATAAGGAATGGACTCTTATAGATACGGGTCTAGAAAATTCAGCAGATTTTATAGTGGAAAACGTAAAAAAACGTTTTGGAAAGGATATTCCACCTCAGGCAATTGTGCTTACCCATGGACATTTTGACCACGTTGGTTCTGTACTTAAACTTGCCGACTTCTGGAATGTTCCTGTCTATGCTCATGAACTAGAAATTCCCTATATCACAGGAAAAAAAGATTACCCTCTTGCTGATCCTTCAGTAGGTGGTGGTATGGTAGCTCAAATTTCACCTACTTTTCCCCATACGAGCATTAATTTAGGCCATCGTGCTGTAGCATTGCCTAGCGATGGCAGTATACCAAGTATGCCAGGCTGGAAATATATCCATACACCAGGTCATACAGAAGGACATGTTTCCTTTTTCCGGGAAGCAGATCGGGTGCTTTTAGCCGGTGATGTTTTTAGCACAGTGAAACAAGAATCCTTGCTGTCAGTCGTAACCCAAAACGAAGAAATAAGTGGACCTCCAGCATATCTTACAGTAGACTGGGAAGCAGCAGAAAACTCGGTGCGAAAATTGCAGGAATTAAATCCTGCCTTAGTGATTCCAAGTCATGGACAGCCTATGGAAGGCGAGTCATTACATCGTCACTTAGAGTTATTAGTAAATCATTTTGAGGAAATAGCTGTTCCAGAGCAAGGACGTTTTGTGGATAAAAAGTAG
- a CDS encoding aminodeoxychorismate/anthranilate synthase component II, giving the protein MILMIDNYDSFTYNLVQYLESLQEQVIVYRNDEITLEKVDSLNPDMIVLSPGPCTPNEAGICIDLVKHCQGKFPILGICLGHQTIGHVFGGKVIKAEVPVHGKVHPIRHTNSGVFEGLKNPLQVTRYHSLVLDRRSLPDCFVITAETVDGEIMGIKHKQYLIEGVQFHPEAILTEMGLELLNNFISQAKKCK; this is encoded by the coding sequence TTGATTTTAATGATAGATAATTATGATTCTTTTACATATAATTTGGTGCAATATTTGGAATCATTACAGGAACAGGTTATTGTCTATAGAAACGATGAAATCACATTGGAAAAGGTTGATAGTCTCAATCCAGATATGATTGTTTTATCTCCAGGCCCATGTACTCCAAATGAGGCTGGCATCTGTATAGATTTAGTAAAGCATTGCCAAGGGAAATTTCCTATCCTTGGAATATGCCTTGGTCACCAGACAATAGGACATGTTTTTGGGGGTAAGGTTATAAAAGCCGAAGTACCTGTACATGGAAAAGTTCATCCCATACGGCATACAAATTCAGGTGTCTTCGAGGGGCTGAAGAACCCCTTACAAGTTACAAGGTACCATTCCTTGGTTCTCGATCGAAGATCATTGCCAGATTGCTTTGTTATTACGGCAGAAACTGTGGATGGAGAAATTATGGGCATTAAGCATAAACAATATTTAATTGAAGGTGTGCAATTTCATCCTGAAGCAATTTTAACGGAGATGGGTTTAGAGCTTTTAAATAACTTCATAAGTCAGGCAAAAAAATGCAAATAA
- the pabB gene encoding aminodeoxychorismate synthase component I — MLIKEVKTSLNSLEMYAVFKDFPYSFFLHSGMNEQKLGQYSFIGFDPFLVFKSKNDNIEINRQGNITQVKGDPFGYLRELLRLYQQNYESDLPFIGGAVGYFGYDLCHHLENLPRNAVDDVNIPDCFLGFYDGVIITDHINNKVFVASLGIKDSAENVVDTIIGLLHQAEIQGVRISVSTKTQPDFKANMTKEQYIAAICKIKDYIKAGDIYQANFTQRFECDLEEGPFELYVKLNEINPAPFASFIDFGDGQIVSSSPERFIKIKNRVIETRPIKGTCPRGKSLEEDIRNKEALLASEKDRAELLMIVDLERNDLGKIAKTGTVKVTELFHLEEYATVYHLVATVVAELKDECDLVDCIRATFPGGSITGAPKIRAMEIIDELEPTQRNIYTGSIGYIGFNGDADLNIVIRTIICKNGKAYYQVGGGIVWDSDPELEYEETLHKGRALREALIK; from the coding sequence ATGTTAATCAAGGAAGTAAAAACTTCTTTAAATAGTTTAGAGATGTATGCTGTTTTTAAAGATTTCCCGTATAGTTTTTTCTTGCACAGCGGAATGAACGAACAAAAATTAGGTCAATACTCTTTTATTGGTTTCGATCCATTTTTAGTTTTTAAAAGTAAAAATGATAATATTGAAATTAATAGACAGGGTAATATTACACAAGTAAAGGGCGATCCATTTGGGTATTTGCGAGAATTGCTAAGACTTTATCAGCAAAATTATGAATCTGATTTGCCTTTTATAGGTGGAGCAGTTGGCTACTTTGGGTATGACCTATGTCATCATTTAGAAAATTTACCGCGCAATGCAGTTGATGATGTTAATATACCTGATTGCTTCCTGGGTTTTTATGATGGCGTTATTATAACCGATCACATTAATAACAAAGTATTTGTAGCTTCTTTGGGGATAAAGGATTCAGCAGAGAATGTAGTAGATACAATTATTGGTTTGCTGCATCAGGCAGAGATCCAAGGTGTTAGAATTAGCGTAAGCACTAAAACTCAACCTGATTTCAAGGCTAACATGACCAAAGAACAATATATTGCTGCCATTTGTAAGATAAAGGATTATATCAAAGCCGGAGATATTTATCAGGCTAATTTTACGCAGCGATTTGAATGTGATCTAGAAGAGGGTCCCTTTGAATTATATGTTAAATTGAATGAAATAAATCCAGCACCATTTGCCAGCTTCATTGATTTTGGAGATGGACAAATTGTCAGCAGTTCTCCAGAGCGATTCATTAAAATTAAAAATAGGGTAATAGAAACCAGACCAATCAAAGGAACCTGTCCAAGAGGAAAGAGTTTGGAAGAAGATATAAGAAATAAAGAAGCACTTTTGGCCAGCGAAAAAGATAGAGCTGAACTGTTAATGATTGTGGATTTAGAAAGAAATGATCTAGGCAAGATTGCGAAAACAGGTACTGTTAAAGTAACGGAATTATTTCATTTAGAAGAATATGCAACAGTTTATCATTTGGTAGCAACCGTAGTGGCAGAATTAAAAGATGAATGCGATTTAGTTGATTGTATTCGTGCAACTTTTCCTGGTGGTTCTATAACTGGGGCACCGAAAATACGTGCTATGGAAATTATTGATGAACTAGAACCCACACAAAGAAATATCTATACTGGTTCAATTGGCTATATCGGCTTTAATGGTGATGCAGATTTAAACATTGTGATAAGAACTATTATTTGCAAAAATGGCAAAGCCTATTATCAAGTTGGCGGAGGTATTGTTTGGGATTCCGATCCAGAACTTGAGTATGAAGAAACGTTACATAAGGGCAGAGCTCTTAGGGAAGCATTAATAAAATAG
- a CDS encoding aminotransferase class IV, whose protein sequence is MYISLNGNLLKKQHAAISPLSESVLYGYGLFETIKVSQQKMFFFPEHFERLKAGSEDLNIPLKFSQELIYKYCHELILENQLIDGALRIAHNRNDDGSYLIITTSARTYLPDAYAKGFKLCIAETQRNPNSLLVGIKSNNYLENILIRQQAVKQGYDEAIFLNAFRQVCEGTISNIFFVKDTVVYTPDIRCGLLPGIVRSKVIKLVKQLNLEVELGSFEQEILLNADEIFVTNSLLEIMPVSQFANKTFDLNNYPITKNIRETYELLYKCG, encoded by the coding sequence ATGTATATTTCTTTAAATGGAAATTTGCTTAAAAAACAACATGCAGCTATTTCACCCCTTAGTGAAAGTGTCTTATATGGTTATGGGTTATTTGAAACCATTAAAGTAAGCCAGCAGAAAATGTTTTTTTTTCCGGAACATTTCGAAAGACTAAAGGCTGGAAGCGAAGATTTAAATATTCCCTTAAAATTTTCACAAGAATTAATTTACAAATACTGTCACGAGTTGATACTGGAGAACCAACTTATAGATGGCGCCCTGAGGATAGCACATAATAGAAACGACGATGGGAGTTATTTAATTATAACTACTAGTGCAAGAACTTATTTGCCAGACGCTTATGCAAAGGGATTTAAGCTGTGTATTGCAGAGACACAAAGAAATCCAAATTCTTTGTTGGTCGGAATTAAATCAAATAATTACCTGGAAAATATTCTAATCCGTCAACAAGCCGTAAAACAGGGCTATGATGAGGCAATTTTTTTAAATGCTTTCAGGCAGGTGTGTGAAGGAACCATTTCGAATATTTTCTTTGTTAAAGACACAGTAGTCTATACGCCGGATATTAGATGTGGTCTTTTACCTGGGATTGTTAGAAGCAAAGTGATTAAGCTTGTAAAGCAATTAAATTTAGAAGTTGAACTTGGATCTTTTGAGCAAGAGATACTCTTAAATGCTGATGAAATTTTTGTAACTAATTCTTTATTAGAAATCATGCCTGTCAGCCAATTTGCTAATAAAACATTTGATTTAAATAACTATCCAATAACTAAAAATATCCGAGAAACATATGAATTACTCTATAAATGTGGATGA
- the nrdD gene encoding anaerobic ribonucleoside-triphosphate reductase, protein MEINTTLDLTSAEIEEITRIVNKEAQDKGETVLSVDVSQDGEELIIKPYYRRKIQRIRRITGYLSNEKNFNDAKIAEARDRYCHM, encoded by the coding sequence TTGGAAATAAATACAACATTAGACCTTACATCTGCCGAGATAGAGGAAATAACTCGAATCGTTAACAAAGAGGCACAGGACAAAGGTGAAACTGTATTGTCAGTGGATGTTAGCCAAGATGGGGAAGAATTAATTATTAAACCTTATTATCGTCGGAAAATACAAAGGATTAGACGTATTACTGGTTACTTAAGTAATGAGAAAAATTTTAATGATGCAAAAATAGCGGAAGCAAGAGATAGATATTGCCATATGTAA
- a CDS encoding sigma-70 family RNA polymerase sigma factor: MELDESKLIELSKSGNAEAFEELALKYEKQVYTIAYRFMGNYEDACDLAQETFIKAFKSIRGFRGDASFKTWIFHIVTNVCRDELRKRKKRQVISLDAPLFTEEGELSRQAEDWTYSPERIYEGKEGQEIVQKMLDSLAPEYREVLIMRELQSFSYDEIAKKLNCTLGTVKSRLNRARKAMKDLVLAKQELFSESYRLISK, from the coding sequence TTGGAGCTAGATGAATCTAAATTAATAGAATTAAGTAAATCCGGCAATGCCGAGGCTTTTGAAGAATTAGCACTAAAATACGAAAAGCAAGTTTATACCATTGCCTACCGTTTTATGGGAAATTATGAAGATGCTTGTGATTTAGCACAAGAAACATTTATCAAAGCTTTTAAATCTATTAGAGGGTTCCGTGGAGATGCTTCTTTTAAAACATGGATTTTTCATATAGTTACAAATGTTTGCCGTGATGAACTTAGGAAAAGAAAAAAAAGGCAAGTTATATCTCTCGATGCACCTTTATTTACTGAAGAAGGTGAATTGTCCAGACAGGCGGAAGATTGGACGTATTCACCGGAAAGAATTTATGAAGGCAAAGAAGGCCAGGAAATTGTTCAGAAAATGTTAGATAGCTTAGCTCCAGAATATAGAGAAGTTTTAATTATGCGTGAGCTACAAAGTTTTAGTTACGATGAAATAGCCAAAAAATTAAATTGTACACTTGGAACGGTAAAATCCAGGTTAAATAGGGCTCGAAAAGCCATGAAAGATTTGGTACTAGCAAAACAGGAACTATTTTCAGAAAGTTACCGTCTAATTAGTAAGTAA
- a CDS encoding zf-HC2 domain-containing protein → MNCREIQEMLSAFIDTELTQSETLQVMEHLKFCSKCRQELLNLQKTIHFLRNSPELDLPADFHSNLSCKLRKVNMQKKPLNNISRYKLGTAVAAIFLIVVSTHFAAALNYKVESSLSTVEDGQKQKILSKQNQATIEKKPQVPPNKTKELKIESVENASPKKSRIEKNGSLSEKRPVETTVKSVIATAVSPKIRSEDGTFINLNDRNGFNLQTQEKSLSTAMSFIQDDVSVDTDYQLLVKEIDLHVKNIDQAREDVKMAAISMGGIILVQDQNYLEVSFPEKNLVRAIQAIEKHGDCFKETSSGQSAAKQVKQINKKQNSLYLVIDKLKEQLAFEDNQEVIKKIQEELLVKTEELNKYYEKLKTLSDQNVICKIKLVP, encoded by the coding sequence ATGAACTGTCGGGAAATACAAGAAATGCTATCAGCTTTTATAGATACAGAATTAACCCAATCGGAAACATTACAAGTAATGGAACATCTTAAGTTTTGCAGTAAATGCCGTCAGGAACTTTTAAACCTCCAAAAAACTATTCATTTTCTGCGAAATTCGCCAGAATTGGACCTTCCTGCTGATTTTCATTCTAATCTTAGTTGCAAGTTGAGAAAAGTAAATATGCAGAAAAAACCCCTGAATAATATTTCCAGGTATAAATTGGGGACTGCTGTAGCTGCTATTTTCTTAATAGTAGTTTCTACTCACTTTGCAGCTGCTTTAAATTACAAGGTGGAGTCGTCCTTAAGTACTGTAGAAGACGGGCAAAAACAAAAAATTCTAAGTAAACAAAATCAAGCTACAATTGAAAAAAAACCTCAGGTCCCTCCAAATAAAACGAAGGAATTAAAAATTGAAAGTGTGGAGAATGCTTCTCCTAAAAAAAGTAGGATAGAAAAGAATGGTTCCCTTTCTGAAAAGCGTCCAGTAGAAACTACTGTCAAATCTGTTATAGCTACTGCGGTATCCCCGAAAATACGTAGTGAAGATGGTACTTTTATAAATTTGAATGATCGAAATGGTTTCAATTTACAAACTCAAGAAAAATCATTATCAACAGCCATGTCCTTTATACAGGATGATGTATCAGTTGATACAGATTACCAATTACTAGTGAAGGAAATAGATTTGCACGTAAAAAATATAGATCAAGCTCGAGAAGATGTAAAAATGGCAGCTATCTCCATGGGGGGCATTATTTTAGTGCAAGATCAGAACTACCTAGAAGTTAGTTTTCCAGAAAAAAATTTAGTACGCGCTATACAAGCTATTGAAAAACATGGAGATTGTTTTAAAGAAACTAGCTCGGGCCAAAGTGCAGCGAAACAAGTGAAGCAGATAAATAAAAAACAAAATAGTCTTTACTTGGTAATAGATAAGCTTAAAGAACAGCTTGCATTTGAGGACAATCAAGAAGTAATTAAGAAAATTCAAGAGGAACTGCTAGTGAAAACAGAGGAACTAAACAAATATTATGAAAAACTAAAGACACTATCCGACCAAAATGTGATTTGCAAAATTAAGCTGGTACCTTAG
- the polA gene encoding DNA polymerase I — MKPKEKILILDGNSLAHRAFYALPLLSNRQGIFTNAAYGFTMMLLKLLKTEKPGYIVVAFDKGKTFRHEQYSEYKGRRKATPQELRPQFIVIRKILKALNIAIVELEGFEADDLLGTIANKAEQENLESIIITGDRDALQLVTEHTNAYITRKGISVLECYDKEAIVAKYGIEPPKLRDVKGLMGDNSDNIPGIPGIGEKTAVQLIQEYGSVENLLANVEKIKKPKLKENIINNKEQALFSKKLGTIDCCVPLRVDFSDYRYEKPDYPALLEIFTELEFNSLLKEILSEIKDQTLDTAEFEENDYFVCINTISELKTKLANVPAQKVACYFAFDSKDYLKAKITAIGMAWGSENVYLDFRNLSSEEINEYLSCIFDQENREVICYDLKAIFAANKIRGISFQASSWDILLAAYLLNPSASNYELENLSLEYLNKPLVPSDQIAEIVTRSARSILNLKDIFTEKLVETEMEQLYSTVELPLIKILAKMEIEGVKLDKNQLLKMGQEIGQEIDFLTDKIYQLAGEEFNINSPKQLGVILFEKLGLPPLKKTKTGYSTNAEVLEELAERHEIVANILEYRQLVKLKSTYIDGLLGLISPNTERVHTTFNQTVTATGRLSSTEPNLQNIPIRLEVGRRLRKAFIPSSPENVLLAADYSQIELRVLASIAQDASLIDAFLKNQDIHTRTASEVFGIPMDEVTKDLRRRAKAVNFGIVYGISDFGLSKDLSITRKEAQNYIDLYFSRYPSVKKYIEQIILEAREKGYVTTILKRRRYLPDIYSSNRNVRAFGERTAMNTPIQGSAADIIKLAMLEVDKRLQEAHLKTKMILQVHDELIFDVPKEEMEEVPSIVRSSMENVYSLDVPLKVDMKYGPNWYDMTEL; from the coding sequence ATGAAACCAAAAGAGAAGATACTAATTTTAGATGGAAACAGTTTAGCACATAGAGCTTTTTATGCTTTACCCCTTTTGTCAAATAGACAAGGAATATTTACCAATGCAGCTTACGGTTTTACCATGATGCTTTTAAAATTATTAAAAACTGAAAAACCCGGCTATATTGTTGTTGCCTTTGATAAAGGTAAAACCTTTAGACACGAACAATATTCCGAATATAAGGGCCGTCGAAAAGCTACTCCTCAAGAATTGCGGCCTCAGTTTATTGTAATTAGGAAAATCTTAAAGGCCCTAAACATTGCCATTGTTGAGCTAGAAGGTTTTGAGGCTGACGATTTATTAGGTACCATAGCAAACAAAGCTGAGCAGGAAAATTTAGAGAGCATTATTATAACAGGAGACCGTGATGCTTTACAGTTAGTAACTGAGCATACTAATGCTTATATTACCCGAAAAGGTATCAGTGTGCTAGAATGCTACGATAAAGAAGCCATTGTAGCTAAATATGGCATTGAACCCCCTAAATTAAGGGATGTAAAAGGTTTAATGGGCGATAATTCCGATAATATTCCTGGGATACCTGGAATTGGGGAGAAAACTGCTGTACAGTTAATCCAGGAATATGGAAGTGTCGAAAATTTACTTGCTAATGTTGAAAAAATTAAAAAACCTAAGTTAAAAGAAAATATAATAAATAATAAAGAACAAGCGCTTTTTAGTAAAAAATTAGGCACAATTGATTGTTGTGTTCCCCTTAGAGTAGATTTTAGTGACTATAGGTATGAAAAACCAGATTATCCAGCTTTACTTGAAATTTTTACAGAATTAGAGTTTAATAGCCTTTTAAAAGAAATTTTAAGTGAAATTAAGGATCAAACTCTAGATACTGCTGAATTTGAAGAAAATGACTACTTCGTCTGCATAAACACTATCTCGGAACTGAAAACTAAGTTAGCAAATGTTCCTGCGCAAAAAGTGGCTTGTTATTTTGCTTTCGATAGTAAAGACTATTTAAAAGCTAAAATAACTGCAATTGGTATGGCCTGGGGTAGTGAAAATGTATATTTAGATTTTCGCAACTTATCTTCTGAGGAAATTAACGAATATCTGAGCTGTATATTTGATCAAGAAAATAGAGAGGTAATTTGTTACGATTTAAAAGCAATTTTTGCAGCTAATAAAATTAGGGGTATTAGTTTCCAAGCATCTAGTTGGGATATATTATTGGCTGCTTATCTTTTAAATCCCTCAGCGTCCAATTATGAGCTTGAAAATTTGAGCTTGGAGTATTTGAACAAACCATTGGTACCATCAGACCAAATAGCAGAAATAGTAACAAGATCTGCCAGGTCCATCCTAAATCTTAAGGATATATTTACTGAAAAGCTGGTTGAAACTGAAATGGAGCAACTTTACTCCACAGTAGAACTGCCTTTAATAAAAATCTTGGCCAAAATGGAAATTGAGGGAGTAAAATTAGATAAAAATCAACTTTTAAAAATGGGCCAAGAAATTGGCCAAGAAATTGATTTTCTTACAGATAAAATTTATCAGTTGGCTGGAGAAGAATTCAACATTAATTCTCCAAAACAATTGGGGGTTATCTTATTTGAAAAATTAGGGCTGCCTCCTTTGAAAAAAACCAAAACTGGCTATTCAACAAACGCTGAAGTACTGGAAGAGTTAGCTGAGAGGCATGAAATAGTAGCAAATATTTTAGAATATAGGCAGCTAGTTAAATTAAAAAGTACCTATATAGATGGTTTGCTTGGGTTAATTAGTCCAAATACAGAAAGGGTTCATACAACATTTAATCAAACGGTTACCGCTACGGGAAGGTTAAGCAGTACTGAGCCTAACTTACAAAATATTCCCATTAGATTAGAAGTAGGGCGCCGTTTACGAAAAGCATTTATTCCATCTTCTCCAGAAAATGTGTTGTTAGCTGCTGATTACTCCCAAATAGAGCTGCGTGTTTTAGCCTCTATAGCGCAGGATGCAAGCTTAATCGATGCTTTTCTTAAAAATCAGGACATTCATACTAGGACTGCCAGTGAAGTTTTTGGCATTCCGATGGATGAAGTAACTAAGGATTTAAGACGTCGTGCCAAAGCAGTAAATTTTGGAATCGTTTACGGAATTAGCGATTTTGGTTTGAGTAAAGACTTAAGTATTACTAGGAAAGAAGCACAAAATTACATTGATCTTTATTTCTCTCGCTATCCTTCTGTAAAAAAATACATTGAACAAATAATTTTAGAAGCTAGGGAAAAGGGCTATGTAACTACTATTCTCAAGCGTCGACGCTATTTACCTGACATCTACAGTTCAAACCGGAACGTTCGGGCTTTTGGAGAACGGACTGCGATGAATACTCCTATTCAAGGCAGTGCAGCTGATATTATTAAATTAGCAATGCTGGAAGTTGATAAACGTCTCCAAGAAGCCCATTTAAAAACAAAAATGATCCTCCAAGTACACGATGAATTAATTTTTGATGTACCAAAAGAGGAAATGGAAGAGGTACCCTCTATCGTGCGAAGTTCTATGGAAAATGTTTATTCTTTAGATGTACCATTAAAGGTAGATATGAAATATGGCCCTAATTGGTATGATATGACAGAATTATAG